The segment GAGCAGTAACTCTAGGCCCTTTTGTGATGTGACAGAGAACCTCAAAGTTTTAATGGCAGAAAGCCTAACTGGCTGGGAAAGAAAGGCTGGCTAGAGAGACCAGGAGACTAGCTTGTCTCCATTCCGTTTATTCCGCCCTCTTTATTCCCAAGGGATTCCTGGGCTTTCCCAAGTCCATCTGTACAACtgaatcaaataatcaaaatccAGGGCAGATTTGGTTCCTTCTTTAAAAGGATGATAAGGTAGGCAGGATGAAAATAGTGTTTCCTACGGGTAAAGTTTTTCTTCAGTTTACTAAGTCTAACGGTACATGCTTCCCTCAAGCCCTAAAACAAagcaaggaggaagaaaggaagcccCAGAGTGGTGGGGTCTAATTTTAGTACTGGCAGAGAATCCTACTGTTAAGTTACTCCTGGTAAATTAGTAACCAGGAaagagcagagacagagacaatTTACAAGATCATGTGTTCCAAaaagaagtttgtttgttttaaagatttttatttatttgacacagagagagacagccagcgagagagggaacacaagcagggggagtgggagaggaagaagcaggctcccagcggaggagcctgatgtggggctcgatcccagaacgctgggatcataccctgagccgaaggcagacgcctaacgactgagccacccaggcgccccccaaaaagaAGTTTCAAAATTTAATTCCACTGATTTCTATGACACGTCAAGGAAATGTGCTCATTTCACACAAGGGAAGGAACTTGAAGCCTAAGAAGAATTTACCAAAAGTGACTCGAACCCAGGATATCTGGTTAACTCTACAGGGCCAAGCtgctttctgaaaattttatgGGTCTTTTGCATTGCACAAATTTTCCTGAGCTAAATCCCCAGTGACTATTCTCCTGTTGCTAAGGGAGTTATAAGCTAGCTGTTTGTTGTCCTTTGTAGTTATGTTTTGGAAACTTCAAGTCCCCACTCCAGCTGCTGGCAGATGTGCATGGAAAGGCCTTAGGGGTACAAAGGGGATGCACAtaaccctccctgccccacaaGATCTGCAGTTGGTTTCTGTAAAAGCAGCTACAATTCCTGGAAGGCTGTAATCCACAGTGGTTAAAAATATCCATCTTGAGGGCAGAGCTGAGCCAACTAAACTGAGCCTGCCCTGAAACCCAGGAAATAGGCAGTGGGGTAAAATGAACCAGGGGAGGCAAAATGTTACCTGTTACCTATCTGCAAGTTAACAACAGGGACAATAACTGTAAGAAAAGCAGATCAATCACCTTCACTGAGAAATCTAAAAAACTGTCTAGATTTGTCTTCTCCTCTCCACCAACGATACTGTGGCCCTACACCTTGTGATGTGAAAGAACGCCAGCAGGTTTGGTCATGGGTTTCTGTTTGGTTTCATCACTTCCTACCTAGATAACCTCAAGGACAAAGGGATCACTCTTgaatctgagtcttggttttctcatctgttaaaacaagaaaagatatCTACTTCATACAAATTCAACGGCTATAGTAAAAGATCATGCCAtacaatttttgtttaaagatctTTCTCTTTAGCCTTTCTGAACTACATTAGATTCAATGAAGTTAAGAGGCAGAGGGCCAGATAAGTCAAATTTTGGAGTTTCCTTTCAGCTTAAGATTCAGATGAAATGTTACTCCTTTTGCAGACTGAGAAGCTGTACTTGTGTAAGATTTCTatcaccacaaacttagtggtttaaaacaacatcCATTTATCACCTTACTGTTCTGTAGATCATAAATCCAGGAAGGCTTCATTGTGTTCTCTACTTAGGGTCTCACAAAACCAAAGTCAAGGAAGGTGTTGACTGGGccggagtcttttttttttttcctccttatgtaggctccacgtccagcatgcccccaacacagggcttgaactcatgaccgtgagattGAGACCTCAGCTaagatcaagggtcagatgcttaactgactgcgtcacccaggcgccccatgggctGGAGTCTTATCTAGAGGTTCTGAGGAATCTACCTCCAAGCTCATTCAGGCCACTGGGAGAATTCAGTTCCCtgcagttgtaggactgaggtcccatTTCCTTGTTGGTTGCTGGTTAGGAGGTTAATTTTGGCTCTCGGAGGCCACCTTCCAGTTCTTGCATATGGTCCCCTACAacctcaaagccagcaatggcacACTGAATCCTTCTTTCaaatctctcatttctctttctgccaccaGCCTGAGAAAGCTCTTTGGTTTAAAGAGTTCCTGTGATTAGATCAGGTCCACACAGATAACCTCTCTATCTTAGTCAACTGTGCCACATAACATAACAAAACCACACCCCTCATATCCCATCAAATCCACAGGTTCTTGGGGTTAGAGTAGAACACATTTAGgggagtcatttaaaaaattctgcctACCACTGAACTTATtcaaaagatgaaaggaaaggaTCTCAtggggtgaaggaaggaaggaagtgggaaCAATCTCTAACTAACCATTTACACTAATAAGAGAAGCCAAGCATTTGAGATGAGAGGACTGACCTCATCCTGGTAGTCTATCCATCACGTCTTCTGTCATTTCTACGGTTGCTAGTTTGATCACAATGTACTTACTAACACTCACAGTGCCTTGAGATAAATGCTTCAAATATAAAAACGTTTTAAGGAATGCCTGGGGACTAAAAAATcttcttgtattttaatttttcctcatcAAACAGTGAGAACACCAAGCTGTCCAAGAGTGTGTCCTAAGATACATGCTggaaaatgcatataattttagATACGACTCAATAAACACAAAGTTTCATTGCTCACAACTTAGAGGATAACGACAATATTCTCTACTTACCAGTGTGATgctattctcttcctttttctatttcagaattCAACTTGAATATTCCTTCATCTCATTTCTCTTGAAAGGATGTTAAGGCACAGAGCAGCCTAAGTTCCCAGACACCAACTTAAGCTGAATCACCAGTGTCGTTCCTGAACATATTTCTCATCCAGATGACCTGAGAAAAGCCTCAAACTAATAGATCCATCCTGAAAGGGAGGCTGGAACAGGGTTACTCATTACTGCTATTTagcatttaggttatttccaaagGACATCATTTTCCTCTAATTAGAATGGCACTCCTCCCCTGGTTCTGAAGAAACACAACTGACTTTTGAAAAAACAGGAGTAAGAGGGAGGAAGCAAGCCTCACTGCCTTCAGCATCTGTGGGTTCTCTTTCAGATGTTTTATGGctagaatttataaattttggatgGTCATGCCATAACCTTTTCCATGCCAGCCACAAAAAAGGGAGAAGCTATCTACAAAATGCCTATAATATGCTCTGAGCTCCATGGAGAATGAGAAAGCAAATTATAATCAATATATATTAAACTCTGACGGCACCATCCTTTCCAAATACTCAAGGTGCCTCTCTGTGTATGCATAAAATTCCTGGGATAAACATCATTATCCCTGTTTAATAGATGGGGACAAACTGAGGTCCTACAAAGTTACTGGTTAGTGATCTGCCCAATATCACAGTGGCCAGTGGTAGAAGAGAGAGTAGAACAGCTCCCGATAtacctgaaactcatgtaacatGTGGTCGGTCAAcgatactaaaaataaataaataaataaaaatctgatttcaAACATGGGCTCTTTCTAAAACTACAAGGACAAGTAGAAAGCTTTTATTACATGTTATCAAAGTTGGAACGATCTTCAGAAAATTTGCTCTTGGACCCTGTACTAAAACACAGCATTCCTCTTCCCCAAGTTGTTAGCAACTTCGGCTGCCAATAACCATCTCCTGGGGCTTGAAGCTAAGAGGTTGCCTTAACTCCTCCCGAAGAAATTTGCTTCCAAGCTCCTTGCGGCACCATCTCATCATTCACCTCAGAGAGAACAAAAACACGTGGGCCACTAAGCTGTGCTCTCCCCAAGCACCTAAGTTGATAAGGGGTTAGCTAGAATCAATCCCAAAGAAAgggcaaggagagaaagaaaacagatacctGATGACTCAGAAAGGGGATGGGCAGCAGAGGCCCTACCAAAGATCCAAATTTAAGAGACCATAATAGAGGAATAGTCTATTCCTTATCGTGAAAGCCCCATCTGGAGCCCCATGGCCCAGAATACACTTAGTTGGGGGTAGTATAGCAATCTGGAAGCAAGCTGTGGATAGGATCCCTCTTAACTCTTGATCACAATAACAAAAGGACAAGGGCAAATGATTTTGGGTGACCTGCTTCCTGAGAATCAGTTTACTCTGGGGTTAAATCTCTGCACTGGGCTTTAATTTTATAGTCAATTAAATCTAAAGAAAAGCCGTTGTAGTCATTCACATTATCAGGTAAGGACTTTAACCAAGTTACTTCAAGCATGCACAGGATAAGGCTTACTTAAGGTGTAGCTAGCCTTTAGAAAATGTAATTCTTCACTTTTATATTAACCCCACTGTCCAAAGTCCCTCTTCAGgaatttttaagggaaaaggTTTATCTTTGCTTATTCTGCCCTTTCCTCTTGCTTGGGATAAGAAGTCACCGGCAACACTGGGCTTGGGGAGAGTCCCACAAGACCAACAGCATGCTATTCTTACACCCTGGCTACGAGACATGACCCCTGCTCTGGCTCCAGCTCCTAGCGCTAGTGAAGTTCCGGTCCTCTGACTTTtcaaactcttggtttcctcatttgtgaagtaAGGTGGGTGGTTcagatgatgaaataaaaaaatctgacaaagatATTGCTGACAGGCATCACCTAGATACTTTTAGGGATACAAAAATGAACATGACATAGTCCCTTCAAGAAACTGAGTCTAACTTGGAAGAtaaaagacacacacatgcatacaaacCCACAATTTATCACGGACATAAGCATTATAAAGGATCCAACGTGCTCTACAACAATGCTCATTTGACTGATGGTAGACAGAAACCAGATGAAAGCTTCATAATGAACAGGTAGCATTTAAACTCTGTCTTTAAAGATAACAGGgagtttgaaagagaaaaagtgagcaaagattgaggaaaagaaagcagaggaggcAAAGAAAGCAAAGGGCAAGGCCTGAAGATAAGGACAGGAAAGAgggaaagtatttgaaaaatgatatCACTTGGGGTAGAGTgtatggggaaaaaagataaaatctgagTAGGCTGAGGTCAGACTGACTTGGTAAATGACAGCACTAGTCTTATACTTAAGGACTAATTTGGCAGTCGTGCTAGAGGGAAGAGACTGGAGGCAGAAGGCCAGTTAAAAGGTTATTGCAATAGACCAAGCGGGTGGCAATGAGGGCCTGAGCCAGGATAGTAGCAGTGGAAATagccattttccaaaattttaagccagccctgttctctttcttctgaccCAAACCTCCAAGATAACAGGCTATCCCAggtgaaaattattaaaaagaaccacTAATTTGAATAAAGCTTTCCTGACACAGAGAATGAAGAACAAGTGAGCCCAGACTCATGCTGAGTTTAGAAGTGTCACCACCCACCAGGCCTTATACTCTCACCAAGGCACTCAGCCAACCGTGGAGAACAAATATACACAGGAGACACAAGAAAGATCTTATTAATACAATATTTATTCGTCTTCCCTCTGTCAAACCCTGAGCCAACCACTttccccaggctgcctggggaggTATAGGAAAAGGAACATACAGGGCAGACGAGACACGGGAAAAAGACCTATGGGAGGTGGAGACGGCTCCTTCACATGGCGAAGAGGATGAGAAAGGCCACCATCAGGCAAAAGAGCCCCATGGCCTCCGAGAGGGCAAAGCCCAGAATGGCGTAGGAGAAGAGCTGTTGCTTCAGAGAGGGATtcctgggagaaggggaggagaaaagactGAATTTCTAGTccacacaaagaaaaagacaaacatcaAAGGTGGGCTCAGGGAAAACTCATCTCCTCAAGCTCATCTTATGCAATGCGCCTCTCAGGGTGACACCATCATGCCCCAATTCTTGCCTGACACATCAAGGGCTCTACAGAGATTGAATGTTGGGAGTGGACAGCCCAAAATTCTGTAACATGGCCCAGAGACAAACATAACCTCCTCCAGTGGATCACCCATATCGTAACTTAAGACTTCTGGACCTGGGCATTTAACTATCCAGGGCCCCACCGGAAGGGAAGAGGTATCCAGAGTGGCAGAGTCTATCAGAGCAGTTTTTTGAAACTTGAAGTAGGACCCCCAAATACAAAATGTGTAATAACCAAACTACAATGGTAAAAAAGTAGGGGATTTTAAAGGCTTGTCTGACTGGTCTTCTGTTCATTCGTTAAGATGGTCTCTGGGCATACTTCAAAACCCTAGGGCTTTACGGAACACAACTAGAAAAACCCCATTCCAGAGGACAAGGGAGCCAGAGGGACAGACTACCTTCTTTCATTTCAAAGTAGTCAAAGATTTGGGGCTTTAAGAATCTACAaatggctggggcgcctgggtagcgcagttgttaagcgtctgccttcggctcagggcgtgatcccggcattccaggatcaagtcccacatcgggctcctccgctgggagcctgcttcttcctctcccactgccctgctgtgttccctctctcgctggctgtctgtcacataaataaataaaatcttaaaaaaaaaaaaaaaatctacaaatggTCTGTGGGGTTTAGAAACAAAATGGGATAAAAGACTCCCCATTTTGGAAGtcaatatataatttctatttcctttactcTGTCCCCTCCAGAAGCTCTGATGGATAAGGTAAAGTAACACCAGCTTCTAACAGAATTATGGACACAGAAGCAGTCAGGCTTATTTCATGTAAgtcctaaaaaaataaacctatttcCTTAAGGCATTAAGAGGACTTTGCAGGTCTCTAGATGATTAATTTAGTTCTAACAGTGAGTTGCCCAGAGCTGGTAGAGACCAAACAGTCCCAAGTGTCAGGAAGCTGTGGGGCAGGCTGCAAAGGCAGTTTTCCCAGGAGTGacccggcggggggggggggggggNgggggggggggggggcagggaaaagCAGCAACAAAGCCACTACGCTACCTTGAGGCGCTAGACCAGTGGTAGCAAACTTTTTccgtaaagagccagatagtaaatactgTAGATGTTGTGGGtcacatatggtctctgttgcccCCCCTTTTTTCACGACACTTTAAAGAtgtattggggcatctgggtggctcagtcaggaaagcagctgccttcggctcagggatcctgggatcgagccccttgtcgggttccttgctcagtgggaagcctgcttctccctctccctctgcctgccgctctgcctactcgtgctctctatctctctgtcaaaataaataaataaataaaattcttaaaaaaaaaaaaaaaaaaaaaaNNNNNNNNNNNNNNNNNNNNNNNNNNNNNNNNNNNNNNNNNNNNNNNNNNNNNNNNNNNNNNNNNNNNNNNNNNNNNNNNNNNNNNNNNNNNNNNNNNNNNNNNNNNNNNNNNNNNNNNNNNNNNNNNNNNNNNNNaaaaaaaaaaaaaaaagatgtaagacCCATTCTTAGCTCAGCTAAGGGCTCAAGCCCTACCACCTTGGTTTGCTGACTCCTGCTCTAAACCAAAGCTTTTCAAGGGAATTTTCCCATATGGTAGCCACTAATCACACATTatgtgactatatatatatatatatatatatatgcacaatttAAACCGTTATGTACTGTtagttacttaaatatttatctatttattttaaagcaatttctaagcccaaaatggggctcaaactcatgaccctgagataaggGTCACAAGCCCTaccgactaagccaaccaggagcccctagttaataaaaatttaaattcaaataactaCGTGTGGCTACTGTATAGGATAGTATAGCCCCAGGTATTTCTGCCCAGACCTTTGGAAACATGTGAGAGCCAACGGAGGGCCCGTCTTACCTGGCGTAACCAATGATGAGGCTCCCAAACACAGTCCCGatcccagccccagagccagccacccccaccgtggcagccccagccccaatgAACTTGGCCGCTGTGTCGATGTCCCTCGAAATGGCGCTGGTTTGGAAACTGCGGCTAGGAATAAGTGAGGTCAGGGGACGTGGGGCTGCCAAGCTGCTGAGGCTCTGTGAAGAAGATGCAGGTAGAAggtaaagattttaagaaaaccCTTTCTTTGCTTTGCTAACTTTTGTACCATTTAAACCCTTTATGCTATCACATTCCACGGCTTCTCCtctaaacaaaaactttttactTCCTGGAAAATCCCCTTAAATGTTGCCAAGCAGAACTTTTTGATCCAAGAGGTGGACATCAAATACCTTCAGGTATGGTCTAGAACTGTAGAATGAAGCCCTAGCCTGTTCTTGGTGCCCTGAAATCGTCATCTGCCTGGGACCAAATGCCACCAGCTGAAGTCAGTAAACTAGGTCAAGTAATGGTAGTTATCAGCAGCAAACACGGGCATGTGCTGCCAGCGGCAAAAGTTGTAACACTAATCATATGTGGTATCAACTGTCCTCCACCTTCACCTAAAGCCAATGGCCTTGATCCTTCACTAACTTTAGTCTGTGATGATTGTCCTCAGCACTCCCCCTACTGGTGCTGCCATGTAGCCCTGTTCACCCTTCACCCCCAAAACCACAGGCCCAATCCCACCTTGTAAGGTACCTCATCCGTCAGTGTCTCCGGTGGTTTTAGCACCACTGCAGACAGTGATCGGCTCAACAGCTGAGAGGTGCTCTTGGCCTAGGGGGAACGAAACAAAGGCAAGAGGGTCAAGGAAGGGGTGTGGAGTTTCAGACCATCCCAAGTTGTCACGTGGATGCCCCATTCATTCTCTTGAGCTTAAATCAGAATCTTGGAtccttcttttactttcaacaaaTTTTAGATTCAAGAACCACACCAGTTCTCTTGCTTCCCACGCTTTTTCTCTGTCTTAAGGGAAGAAACCTACCCCTTTTCAGGCCACGAGGTATTACCCTTGTGCTCAAAATTCACCCCCTCTTGTAGCCGTTTCTGACTAACCCCAAGCAAAAGCAGACAATGTGGTGGCTACCAGCCAGGGTTTTAGTCAGAACTAGATCCTAACCTTAGTTCTATTTCAGCCGTGTGATTTTAGGACAAGTCACTTCAATCTTTCTAAAACTGCTTTCTTATCTATCAAATTGGTATACGATAACTCAGGTTGATATGAGAAGTAAATGAGATTATATACACAAATCGGTACACCCAGTGCCAGGCATAGTAAGTGTTCCATCAATGGTACCCACGAATAGTGCCACCCCTCTTCACTTATAGATGTATGAACCAGTTGCCTCCACCATCTAATAATCTgttatttctggggcacctgggtggcacagtcagttaagcttccaacttttggtttcagctcaggtcatgatctcacggttgtgagatcgagccccacgttaggctctgtgcttgacatggagcctgcttgggattctctctcaccctctgcccctccccactcaatttctctctctctctctccccctctaaaataaataaataaatctttaaaaaaaataatctgtaatttCTTCCATGCTGTTGCTTCTGAATCAAGTATTTTTCCATGTGTATTTACATGTGTTTTAACTTGCCACCCAGATTTAAGCTCCCAGAGGGAACTGTGGGCTATGGCTCTCTAACACTCAGGGCAAGATCCTGTGCATAGTGCATACTCAGTCCAAGTTAGGCTATCTACTTCATGTTTACCACTTGCAGCTGGGTTCCAGTTTACAGGAACACGGAGTTTTAGGATGGAAATAACCTGAACTTAGTCTAGATTCTCATTTATACTCTTCTAATATGGTTGGGTAAAAAGATTTAACTGGCTTCCAAGGGATCTGAGACAAGGGGTGTCTGGTAAGCATTCATTCTCTGCTGTCAGGCTAATACAGCAAAGggcctccccccagcccagctgTGAAGACCAAGGTGTGGCAAGGAAGAGACAAGACACCCCTCCCTAAAAACTGTCCCAGAAAAGGTAGGCAGGCACTCACCAAGAAGGGCGTGGAGACGAACTTTGCACAGGCATACATTTTCAGGGGATGAGGGGCTGTGGCGGAGAGCTGAAATTACAGAAGTAGCATTGTAAACATTGTCCTTGTTCATCAAAGGACATCCTTATTAGCAGAAAAGGCGCTCTAGAAAATTTCAATGGCCCAGAGAGCAGAGTGAATGACCTCAAGTCATCAGCAGAGATGGAATTAAAACCTTAAAGTCAAGATTTCCTCCACACAGCTTCTAAGATTTCCTTATAATCAAGTGACTCCCCTGGTCTGAACAAGTAGCCACCTGGTCTCAACTTTAAGACCTGTTATTCATTTCCACAGCCTCATGAGTTGGCGTCTTCAGAGGAAGTTCCTGTGCCCTCTGCCTAAGTTTTCCTCAGTCTCTATTCAAAAGGagcttttttcaagatttcattgtCTGGGATTTAAACAGTTGCCCTTTAAAGACTCTTGAGAGATGTTTGTTGAAGGCCAAGACCCTGGAAGGATCTACAACAATCTTTTTACTGAATTACCTGGAAGTTACTGGATTCCTCAAAACACTTCAATTTCCTACGTTAATTAACAGAGTGAGGTAGATCAGTGAGGAACCCTCCCATTACTCTAATTAGCCATGAAGTATTCATTTTCACCATCTCACTAAGAGGCATTCAATTTTGTACGCCCAAGATCTAAAACAATACTGACACCCTGTAGGCGCCCTAAGTTTGTAAAAGTGAAGTTATTTAAGAGAAGACTGTTTGAGTTAAAGACCTACAAAAAGGATTTCTCCAAGAGGCCCGCCTGAACTAGTTGAGGGTAGGTATGATCTAtgtattaaaaatgcatttcaataaTTTTGCATATTCAGGTCCCACTTTAGACCTTCCGGATCAAGATCTTTGGATGTAAGGCCCAAGTACCCTATATTTCAAACAAGCTTCTCAAGTGACCCTTAGGGACACTAAGAGCATGGTCTTAAAACCAGTCCTACAGTGATGGTAGTGACAGAGTCAGGACCTGAAATCTTCTCACACTTAGGTTAATGCTTCACAATATGCTACAGGTTGAAATACTCAGGGATTAATAAACCTGTTAAATAACACTTCCGTAAATGAGTTGTACTCAAGATTTTCCCAGGTTACCCTTCTGAATCCATAATCAGTCACTTTCAGATTAATCGATGCCTTCAACTCTTGTCCTGTCTCCAACTGCCCATATATAACTCTAACCCAATTTTGCTGCAGACTATAAAGGTTTTCTTTGGTCAAAACCCGAAATTTCcctaaagcttaaaaaaaaggaggactggttgggggggggggaggtgtgcctgggcggctcagtcagttgaatgctCCACTCTTAGTTTAGgttcaggtcaccatctcagggtcgtgggattgagccccataaggggctctgagctcagggtggagtctgcttgagattctcttcctccccgccccccatgctctctctctctaaaataaatgaataaaatcttaaaaacagaaaaaagaggaCTAGGCACCTGGCTGTCAAaagggcatgcgactcttggggatgtgagttcaagccccaccttgggtgtagagcttacttaaaacttaataaacaaataaatactgtTTGTTTCCCCCACAAGGCAATCAAACCTCAATATCATCATA is part of the Ailuropoda melanoleuca isolate Jingjing chromosome 16, ASM200744v2, whole genome shotgun sequence genome and harbors:
- the ATP5MC2 gene encoding ATP synthase F(0) complex subunit C2, mitochondrial isoform X2; this encodes MYACAKFVSTPFLAKSTSQLLSRSLSAVVLKPPETLTDESLSSLAAPRPLTSLIPSRSFQTSAISRDIDTAAKFIGAGAATVGVAGSGAGIGTVFGSLIIGYARNPSLKQQLFSYAILGFALSEAMGLFCLMVAFLILFAM
- the ATP5MC2 gene encoding ATP synthase F(0) complex subunit C2, mitochondrial isoform X1, producing MYACAKFVSTPFLAKSTSQLLSRSLSAVVLKPPETLTDEVPYKSLSSLAAPRPLTSLIPSRSFQTSAISRDIDTAAKFIGAGAATVGVAGSGAGIGTVFGSLIIGYARNPSLKQQLFSYAILGFALSEAMGLFCLMVAFLILFAM